In the genome of Raphanus sativus cultivar WK10039 chromosome 9, ASM80110v3, whole genome shotgun sequence, the window ttcctatCAGAAATacaaatcgagttttcccgccaaaaccacaaaatagagttttcccgccaaaaacacAAATCGAGTTTTCGTATCAAAACACTAATcgaattttcccgccaaaactgtaaaatcgagtttttcccgccaaaaccacaaaaatcgagttttcccaccaaaatcgtaaaatcgagtttttccgccaaaatcgtaaaattgagttttcccgcAAAAATCACAAATtgagttttctcgccaaaaccacaaaatcgaatttttctgccaaaactgTAGAATCAAAAAATTTACGtcaaaaacatcaaaatcaaaaatttccGCATAAACCACAAAtctaattttatgttaaattacaaaaaaacataaacggGTTAAATGGATCTCcatttattttagtgaaaacccatttaataaatgggTCTTAAAAGGGTTACCCATTTGAAACCCGACTAGCTAAATGGGTCTAAATGGgcattattttttctaaaacccATTAAGAACCCGCGGGTTTGAACCCATTTTAACATCCCTACTTTCAACTGACATCATTTGTTGCTAATTCATCCTAGTTAGTAGTTTATTGGCATATCTTTCTGGTCTCGTTGTTTAGATAGTCCTAGTAATCGTTTATAGTTCTTTCGTTCTGGTTTTTGTCTCTGGAATTGTTCTTTCTGCGAACTTTCTGGCTTTGTCTTTTTAACTTTGCCGATTTTCTATTGTAACTCATGTTTTATTTCTTCAGTAAACAACCAACGCTGTAGTAGTCCAGTGATAATTTTTTAGAGCTCAGCGTGTATCCATATTTGTTCTGAGTTTGATACTTGTTGGGAACTAAGTATCACTGCTTAGCCAGCCAGCATTTGGGTTTCGACCAAAGTATCACTGCTTAGCCAGTCAGTGTTTAGGTTCCGACCATAATTATTTACATAGTGAGTTGTGCTAGACAATTGGTATACCCCTAACAATAAGGAGTGGGCACAAACCAAGTATTTGCTGATTTTCGAATGCTTGATACTTGGCTTGGTCAAATAATCATATTTACGATTTGGAATTTACTTGTTTAAAACAGTTACTTACTATATCAATTACTTAAGAGAAAGAATAGTACTTGCAAGTTACTTGATCCGATTTGTTGTTAAAATCAAGTactcattttaaaaatatttattacttcaaaattgtaagtaactaaaaaaaaatctcataaaaataatcatacGAATTTTGCTAtcttttttaatcaaaaaactAATTATATCATTCTAATATGTTCATCTGATTTTAGTTACAATAAAagacaatatatttttaatagttaattaAAAATTCTAGAAACGACTAGCGAATAATATGTaaacaaaaaagtatataacAAGTTAAACGGCTTATTATCTGATTTAACGATGTCGAGTACTTGATTTTTAAAGTGAAACGAGACAAACAAGTCAAGTAAAAAGAATCACGGctcacataattttaaaatttaagtggAATAAGGTTTCGAAAGTTTCGAATCGAAACTATAAAAACTTATGCCAATgttgattaaacaaaaaaagaagtatttAGGAACGAGTAACAAGTCCAAACGAGTAAATtacttaatttcttttaaagACTTGATATTTAGCTTGTATTTGAAAGTTCTTATTTGAAGTATTTGTTACTTGACTTGATCACTGCTGAGTATTTGATTTTACGGGGAAATACGAGTACAAGCCGAGTTGTACTTTAATATTAGTCGGAATGTACTCCAAACCTAGCTAGGGAGTATAGTGACGGCTTCGTACTAAATCCATTTTTTAGCAATAAGTGCATTCTTACTAGAATCGACCGGATAgggcatataaaaaaaaaaagaaatcttcaataaaTTCCTAAGATGGCAGATATAGGAATCAAATCAACCTATTATCTGTTACCATTGTAAGTGGGCTATTTTGGTGGGCTTGGTCATTATTACGCCTGTCTATACTGTATTCAAAGTTCAAACCCACCTCGTATCACTAACACTCGAAAACGCATCGTATTATCGTTTcgcaacaaaaagaaaaactcttATCCCCTTCAAAAAACCTTTCTTCATCACACTCACTCTCCTGTCTCTCCAATGGCCTTCACTTTCTTCTCTCCTCACCCCGTCTTCCTCTCTCTAGGTCGAAccacctcttcctcttccttctccTTCAAACCGGCATACTCACCATTCTCCCGAAATCCCCGTCGTCATCTTCAGCTAGCGGCGGGCCCCACCCGTCGTAGCTCTTACCCGAACCCGGCGGACGACGACCCGCCCGAAGCCCCGGAGGATTCGATGCACGGCGTCTCCAAGTTTCAGCAGATACAGCGCCAAGCCGCCAGAGCGCGGAAGCTGGAGGAAGAAGACTTCGAGAAGAATCGAAACACGTACCTCTCGGCCATCGCTGACGTGGAAGACGCGCCCGAGACGGGACGCGATGACGTGGAATCCGGAGGCGATCTGTTCTCGGACATTGATAGAGCCATCTCAATGAAACGCAGCGAGTTCGTTAAAAAAGGACTGCTCCAACCTAATCCTCCCAAAACGGCGTCGTCTAAGAAGACaaacgaggaagaagaagaagaggatgacGTCACCGACGAGCTTGACGAAGAAGAAGCTGTGGATTTAGACGAGATCGATAAACTGACTGGATTAACCGAAGCTTCCGACGAAGAAGACTGGGTCGACGAGGAAGGGAACCCTAGGATCatcagcaagaagaaggagCATCAATTCGAGTTCGATTTGGATGATTTCGGCGAATCCAAGGCGAGAATCGTGGAGCCTAAGTTCAGACTGAGCTTAGCCGAGCTCTTGGACGAGAGCAAAGTGGTGCCGATCTCAGTCTACGGCGACTTAGACGTCGAGATCACCGGAATCCAGCACGATTCGCGAGGCGTAAGCGCCGGAGATCTCTTCGTGTGCTGCGACGGAGGAGACGACTCCGTCCTGAGCGAAGCTGACAAGAGAGGAGCGGTGGCGGTTGTGGCTAGCAAAGAGATCGATATTGAAGATACGTTAGGCTGTAGAGCGCTCGTCATCGTCGAAGACACCGAAGCAGTCTTGGCTGCGTTAGCTTCTTCGTTTTATAGGCATCCGTCGAAGGACATGGCGGTTATCGGAGTCACGGGGACTAACGGGAAGACGACCACCACGTATTTGATTAAAAGCCTCTATGAAGCTATGGGTGTGAGAACAGGAATGTTCAGCAGTGTTTCTTGTTACGTCCATGGAGATAACAAGATGGATTCAACGACGACGAGTCCTGATGCTGTTTTGGTTCAGAGTATGATGGCGAAGATGTTGCATAATGGAACCGAAGCTCTGGTTATGGAAGCTTCTCCTCAAGAACTCGCTTCAGGGAAATGCGACGAAGTTGATTTCGACATTGCGGTCTTCACGAATTTAGCCAGAGAGGATAGTGGCTTTCGCGGTACTGATGAGGAGTATAGAGATGCTGAAGCCAAGTTGTTTGCAAGAATGGTCGACCCGGAAAGACACAGGAAAGTGGTTAACATTGACGATCCAAACGCAGCGTTTTTCGTCCAGCAAGGGAACCCTGATGTTCCTGTTGTGACGTTTGCAATGGAGAACACGAAAGCGGATGTTCACCCGTTGAAGTTTGAGCTGTCTTTGTTTGAGACACAGGTTTTGGTCAATACACCTCAGGGTATACTGGAAATTTCGTCTGGTTTGTTAGGACGGCATAACATTTATAACATTCTTGCTGCTGTTGCTGTCGGGATAGCTGTCGGAGCTCCTCTTGAGGATATTGTTAGAGGTGTTGAGGAAGTCGATGCTGTCCCGGGGAGGTGTGAGTTGATTGATGAGGAACAAGCTTTTGGTGTTATTGTGGATCATGCTAACACACCTGATGGTTTGTCAAGGCTGCTTGATTCGGTTCGAGAGCTTAAGCCAAGAAGAATCATTACTGGTATATACATCTTACGTCTATTTAATCCATATCCACTAGTTCTTATGGTGTTTATATGTATTGTCGTCTGATTTGTTAAAGTTATTGGCTGTGCGGGTGAGACTGAGAGAGGGAAACGACCGGTTATGACGAAAATCGCAACTGAAAAGAGTGATGTGACGATGTTGACATCTGATAATCCGGGGAATGAAGATCCATGTGAGTAAATCTGAGATTAGCTCGAGTCTATAACCCTTGATGTGTAACAGGTAGAAAACTCTTTAAATGTGATTTCAGTGGACATATTGGATGACATGTTGGCTGGGATTGGATGGACGATGCAAGAGTATCTGAAACACGGAGAACATGATTACTATCCTCCATTGGCAAATGGTCATAGACTCTTCCTTCACGACATTAGACGTGTAGCTGTGCGTTGTGCTGTTGCGATGGGTGAAGAAGGTGACATGGTTGTAAGTATTTAAATAAACCCATTCTCTGTACACCTTTTTTACTTTCCCTGGTGTGTTATTAAGGTTGCTGGATTGAAATTCTTTAAAGTAATCTCAGCTTCTAAGTTACATTATGCAATGGTGTTTCTTGACACTGATTTACTTTCTTTGCAGGTGGTAGCAGGGAAAGGCCACGAAGCGTATCAGCTTGAAGGTGATAAGAAAGAGTTCTATGATGATCGAGAGGAATGTCGGGAAGCATTACAATACGTTGATGAGCTTCATCAAGCTGGAATAGACACAAGCGAGTTCCCATGGAGGTAAGTAGAAGAGAAACAGCCTCTTTTGCCAAATGATTAAACAGAGATTCTGATCTGTGAGAGTTACTGAAACATGTCAAGATGCTTCCTCTGATCACACTAAATGTTCTTTCCTCGTATTGCTCTGCTTTTGCAGGTTACCAGAGAGTCATTAATATCTCTCTATGGTGAGATCATTAAACCATGAATCAGATTTACTTCCACCGCCAAGATAGATTTGCAGAGAGCTCATGAATTCTGTACGAGAGACTTGGAGGTGTTTAACAACCCTTTGTGAGTCATCAGGTAAGTGTAGGGGAGAGAAGAGATTCTAAAGGTGGAGGAAGATGTGTACAAATTTTTGTTAGTGGTTGTTGCGTTTGTCTGTGTTGAGGGTTTAAGATATGGCaggtgttttttttaataataagcCTTCATTGGCTCGAAATTAAATTGGATGAgaacataaaacaaaatcaacacAAATGAGTAGGACATACCACACACTGCAATGAGAAGGAATAAGGCAACTCCATACTAATTAGCAAGACCTAACCAAAAGAAAACCCTATGGCGAATATGGAAGGATGGTGGTTGTTGTTTCAAGGTAGAGGACTAAGGAGTTGCAGAAGGAGGTTCTGATTGCAAGAGGGAAGATGGAGCTACGAAAAGAAGCAAGGTCATAGCCGAACGGAGTTGGATGTGAATTCAGTGTTAACCGAAATTGGATGTGGAATCATTGTTAACCGGAGTTCGAGCTGGAGAGAGTgcagctttcttttttttaaccacGAGCTGGAGAGAGTGCAGCTTTCTCTGCTCGTTTTCTTCTTtgctttttctgtttttaaaaatttgatgaAATCACAGAAcaagtgataaaaaaaaatctatgaaaCTGTTGTTAATTGTAGCAATAAGAATCAATAGAGAAGCGTAGCTACAATAATCATAACCGATGGAATTCAcctacaaaataaaatcaacaagGCCTTGTAAATTTGGAAAAGAAAAGTGTCTTTCATTCTTTCATTCATCCTCCAACTGATACCCTGCAAAACAAACACACCAAACCATTCATTTAAGAAAGTTTCCCTGATGCTACAGCATAAGCTGCAGCTCTTCTCCAAAATTATAAAGGTAAGCaaagaaatttgaaaacaaaatgtGTTGAATGACATACCCACACTCATCTGCAGATCCTCAAGCATTGCCACTGCCCTTTCTAGTTCCTCTTTACTCCAAAAACCAGTCAGCATATTGCGGATAGTAATGGTATCAGGATACACACCACTTGAAATCATCTCCTGGAAAATGTCTAGAGCCCCATTAATATTACCCACTTTACGAAAACCATAAATCAAAGTGATGTAAATAATTGCATCAGCAACTATCCCTCTTCGACCCATCTCGCAGAAAAGCTCCAGCCCATCATCAACCCTTCCTGCCTTACAGTAGCCATTAATGAGTGTGTTAAATGTCACTACGTTGGGAGAGAAGCTCTTGCTACCCATCGAAACAAACATTTGTGTAGCCTCATCTAGGCGGCTCTGCTTGCATAGTCCATCGATCATTGAGCTATAGGTGATAGTATCTGGGACTATACCTCTGTGGGGCATCTCCTCGTATAATTCCTCGGCCTCTAAAAACTTCCCTTCATTGATCAAGCCGCAGATCAATATATTGTAAGTTAGAACATCAGGTTCCACACCATTGAAGGGGTGACTAGCATCAAGATCCATCTTACTCTTCTGCATAGCCTTAAACATTTCCAATGCATCTTTTAGTTTCCCATTATCGCAGAGACCGTCCAGCAAAGTGTTACAAGTAACGATATCAGGGCACACACCACTAGAAATCATCTGCTGTGAAAGGTCTAGAGCAGCATTAAGATCGCCCACCAGACAGAACCCGTGAATAAGAGTGTTGTAAGTAACTGTGTTAGCAACTAATCCTCTTCTAGGCATCTCATGGAGAAGTTCCATTCCATCATCTATCCTCTTAGCCCCACAATATCCGTCTATGAGAGTAGTGAAAGTGAATACGTCCGGAGAGCAGCCCTTGGTAGCCATCAAATAAAACATGTCCTCAGCAGCATCAAGACGATCCTGTTTGCAAAACCCATCGATCATTGAATTATATGTGATTGTATTAGGAATGATACCCCTTGGAAGCATCTCATCGTATAATTCTGCAGCCTCGAAGAACTTGCCTTCCTTGACAAATGCATTGATCAAAGCATTATAAGTTACAACATTAGGGCTGATCTTCCTTTCTAACATTTCTTGCAACAACCGCTGGGCTGCACTCCATCTACCAGAGATGCAAAATCCACCGATCATACAGTTGTAGGTAACTATATTTGGAAAGATTCCCTTGTCTTGCATTTCAATGAAAAGATTATGAGAATCGCTATGGCGTCCATCTTTACAAAGGCCATCAATGATGGCACTATAGATAACCACATTGGGTTTGATGTGGCTTATCTCCTCCATCTTCCTCAGAAGATTCAATGCAGACACAGTGTCGCCCATCTTACACATCCCATCTACAAATGTTCCGTAAGTAATCTGGTCAGGCTGGAGACCATTTTCCACCATCCGATCAAGCAGAGCTACGGCTTCGACAACTCGACCCTCGCGGCAAAGACCATTCATCAGCGTGGTGAACGTTAGGACATCTGGTCTACAAATTTGATGAAACAAATCCAAGGCTTCAGAAACCCTGTGATCAAGACATAATCCGTGGAGCAGGGTGGTGAAGGTAACAACATCAGGGTGGAGTCCAAGCTTGGTGAGCTTACCAAATGTAGACAAAGCAAAGGGCAGCTTAGAGCAGCTGCAGAAACATTTTATCAGAATGGTGAAGCTGTATATATCACATCGAATCTGTTTCCTTTCCATCTTTTGATAGAGAGAAATCACAAGATCCGGGCGTTCCATTCTCACCACCGCACCCATTAGCTTGTTGAAATCAATCACAGAAGGTAAAGGACGAGATCGAAGCATGTCACTGAACAAATCAATCGCATCCTCTAACCCTTTGATTTCATAAGATCCACTTCGCAGTTTCAAACTCTCTCCTCTAAAACCTGCTTCGCCACTCTCTCCATCCCTGCTTTTCTCGGCCAGAGCATGACGAATCGATCCCGTACAGAAAAATCTAGCCGCAGACACAGAAGACGAAGAGGAAGACTCGAATCTGCAAACCCTAGCCAACATTTCGCCTGAGATTACCAAGAAGCCAACGACGAGTGAGTGAGGAGTGGTCAAGTCGTGAACTTTTTGGCTTGAGCGACTATAACCAAATCACTGATTTGAAATCAGAAAACAATGACCGTGTCAATTCGGTTGGTTAAATAATCGGTTCAAATTGATTTTACACTGACCGGTTCAACTCCTGTTGCCAAAACGGTTTAATCAAAGTTGGTTCACTTGGGATGAACCGGGAAAAGTGCCTATTCCAACCTGAACAATTTGGATCGTGCCAAATACAACCCGAACTAATGGTTAGTGCCAAATACGACCTGAactcaattaaaactttaaaaacctacccgaactttttaaaacgtgcataaatctacattgaaatattattaaaaagttgaaattacataaattattattttttcatcgtattaaatttaaaactttggtgataattttttctgatttatataaatacataacatgtttttacttattatatcttcaataaacttgtatattactaaaatataaataataaaatatttataattaaattatcttagatatacttaaaattttaaatttatttataaataaaaatgtatagattatttttattttttaaacttaagtgaattttttttcaaatttattattatatattttaatattttgttcaaaattttgaagttatttatattttgaaccttttacctttcaaaattgaacaaaatattaaaatatataataataacttttgaaaaaaatcacttaagttttaaaaataaaaataatctatacaagaaatttttataaataacttcaaaattttaagtatatttgagatcatgtaattataaatattttattatttatattttagtaagatataagtttattgaagatataataagtaaaaacatgttatatatttatataaattagaaaaaattatcaccaaagttttaaaatttaatacgatgaaaaatagtagtttatgtaatttcaactttttaataatatttcaatgtagatttatgcacattttaaaaagttcgggtaggtttttaaagttttaattgagtTCAGGTCGTATTTGGCACTAACCATTAGTTCGGGTTGTATTTGGCACGATCCAAATTGTTCAGGTTGGAATAAACACTTTTCCCGGGATGAACCTTGGCCAGAATCAACCTCGTACCCGGTCTTACTCAACTCTTTTAGGTAACTAACCATTTCTAGAATCAGAATAAAATTGGATAAAAACCTAATTATTCATCAGGGAATTACACAAGATAAAAATGGATAATTAGTTCTTTACTTTGTAACTAAATTTTAACCCGCCCTTTGATGGCgggtaatttttgttttaatttttttttgagatttttgttttatgtttttgtaattatatttgtaattattaatttagtttgatataattttggtgactatattaaatatgtcaagtacGTAACTATATACTTGTACTATATGCATTTCAAAgattattttaaactttatttctaaagtttacaacatattatattttttagtagctactaaatataattagtcaaaaatattcgtataaaaaaaatctgactTGGAATCGATCcgaaaattaaagttttatattcagtgttttgaaacccgacccaGATCCAAGATTGAACCGGTAAATCCGGTGATCCAAGATAAATCAGATTtaggttttataaaaaataatattttaaaagtcaaaaatcactaaaacttgGAACCCGATTAGTGACTAATAGATAACTtctactttttattttagtttttaattatgtttttaaaatctgttttgtataacttttagtaaataaattaggttttttaatttttctatcgaccatttattaataatattttaattttattagaaatagaatatattttgtataatgtATTGTTGGTATATTTTGAGGTTTTTCTATTTTGTGGGTGCATTGGTTTTacgatttataaattatatatgcatattcTTTCATTTGGTTGATGTAATCGTAGATggagtagatttttttttttccgtcaagattttatattaaataaaggCCAGAGCCCAAAAGCTTACAACCAAACGAGCCCGCTAACTTCGGGCCCAAATTACAATCCGAAACGGGCCTACAGCCCaaacaaaccaaaaccctaGCGCTACGGAATGCTCGGGATGTCAGCCGCCGCGTAGATCTAACCTTGGGAGAATCAAGATACGTGTTCACATCCTCGTCCTCGAGAGACACGCGTCACGCAGGCCAGCACACCACCACCGCTTCACGCTACCACCGGGGAACCACACCTCAGTTCACCGGAACCCAACCGGAGCTCACAAACTCCACACATCCTCATCGCGAACACTTTTTCGATCTAGGATGGCTCTAATCGGAGAGAGCATCAATCGTCGCTACGAGATCTCATCCCCCGTAGTTTATCGCACACACCCTAGAGAACGCTTCACATGCATCACCAACCTTCCCGCCGGAGACCTTCACCCTCCTCCGACGAGACCACGGTCAACCAAACCCAAACGAAccacaaagagaagaaaagaaaaaaaaaaacctaaaccctaataAACTAGGAGCCGAAAGCCGGCGGCGCAAGACAGTGGAGATCATCACACCCCGGAGACTAGAACCGATGACGGTGGAACCGAAGAGGCTTCCCCGTCGCGGATACGAAGGCCGGCGTCGATGGAGCTAAGGTAGCCTCCATCTCCCAGAAGTAGACCCAAACAAAAGATGTCTTCACCGCGCCATCAACCCACCACCGCGTCGTTGCTCCAAGAACAGAACCACCGCTGAGGTGGCTGGCCAGAGTTCGGACAAAGCAGATGCCGGAGGAGATAGAGAGGAAAAACATCAGACTAAATTTTAGCTTAAAGAAAACAGACACCGACGGCGGCACGGACGCTAACGCACCGACCGACCGCCGGGTCCAAACCACGATTcactttttctctcttttctttctcttctctctccaaACCACGATTCACTTTTTTGTGCCTTGTTCTAGATGGAGTAGATTAAGTTGTTGTATTTTTAATGTAGGTTCTGACTAATATTAGTTGAATTAGTTAGTATATAATTAGgggaaataaatataattataggAAGCACAAAAAGTAATATGCCAAGGAAAATCAAAGGTAAATCTATAAAAGGTATTctgatttaattatattgataGTATAAGAATCGATACTAAATACCGGTTTACAAGCAACAATACGCTTTTAGTTCGTTTCTTTGGCAAGAACAGAATCAAAGCGTTGTGAGAACAATCAGCAACTTTTGATGATGGCTATACTGCAGCTTTTCCAACACTTTTGGTTCCATAAATATGTCTCATATGAACTTGAAGTTAAGTGCTTTCTCAAGAAACACGCTTCTTCAGTGCCTCCCCAATAATCACAGTCCACAGATCAGATCAGGGTCTGCAACCCATGTTTAATATTGTTGGACATCAGGGCATAAGCTTCCTTGTCACAACCTGAAAACACACTCGAATCAATGATTTGAAATAGCCAAATTAAATAGAGAACGTTAAGGATTATAACCAATGGAGTTAAGAACTTAAGATCACTACTGATGATTTAGACAAAAGAAAGGACAGACCCTGGATTTCAAATAAACCGAACAGAGCTTCAGTAACGCCATATGCAACCAATAGAGAAACAACACACCAATTTTCTGTCATTTTCCTTTTTCAGATATAACTAAAACTAGACACATAGAAAGTTTTAAGATGTCCACTCTAGTAGCCGTGTGAAAATACTAGTAAGCTTAAGGTATAATAAGTATGAGAGCTTTTCACCACTCTAACAAGTTATATCGCTGTTCTGATTGTGATAAAGTTATTGCTACCCCCAACAAAAAAACCGAGACGTTCTTACTCAAATAATGGCTGTATTATCTTCTTTTTGCAATTTCACTCTTAACTCTCCCTGCTACCATGAAACCGCATGGATCTGCATTGTCAATCTAAACACCATGACGACCTCAAAATCACAGCCACGCAAAAACAAAGACGGGTTCACAAATTACAAACCAACTGATTCTAGTAACGAGAAATGAAGGACAGCACAATGGAGTTTCAAATGCTTGCAGCAATCATATTAATCTCAATGCACTTTGGATTGTCACATGTTGGGCATCTCAGTTACCCATCTACACGTTGATCAACAAGAGCAGTTTTTCTGTTTGCTAAGAAATCAACGAGAGCAGTTTAGTCCCAGCTCTAATACAATAATCCCAATACGTTAACGTGTTCATTATCCACTAAAAACTGAAATTCATAAAATACACAATTGTATATATCATCCGGGATGATTCATCCCCAAAACTCCGACTCTAATACTAAAACAGGATAAGCAAGACCACCTAATCTAAATATTAAGAAGGAAAAACAAATCAGAATCTAGAATCGCAGGGAAATAACACAGACCCTATTTGCCTATTCTCATAGCTTCATCATAAgcatcatatacatatatattcaaatGCGATGATTACACAGGTTGTCACAAGAAAAGCATTGAAGTATTGTTCTCACTTACTTTAACTCAGTTTTCGTCACCTTACACAATGCAATGTTGACTCTTTCTTTGATCCAACCACTGGGAGTAATCTCTTAAAAAAGTTAGACCAAGCACTGAAAACAATTAGAATATAACATTTGCATCTCCTCACCCAGAGAGATGACAACACAAATACTTCTTCATCTTGGACATTGTGTGATGTTTGAGAGAGAGATGCAAAACGGTGGGGTTCCGGTTTATAAGTCGGAGCCAAACCGTTTTAGTATCGATTTTTAGTTCATATGATCAATCTCTACTCTCTAACCGGTTTTACtatcaagaaagaaaaaagagaagctTATAGAGTTTGTATTTCTCGTCTCTGGTTTCTTTGTTGATTAACAAAAGCTTAAGCAATAATAGAATGAATCTGCAAGTTTATTCTACGTATGGTAAATTGATTTCATAGCAATTTGGAGATAAAGAATGAAGCTAAGCAAGTCAAGAGGCGAACCAGAGAAGCATAAGCGACAACAACATTTCCACCAAGATTAAAAGAACATGATCTCCTCCTGAACCCACATGGGAGCAGACAAGGCAGGACAGAGCCAAtatgaagaagaggaggaagatggcATCACAGCTATCAGCTCTCATGAAGACCGAGCTTGACGATAACCATGGTGACAGCTACAGAACGGGCAGACACCTAAACATCTTTTAACACCTGAAATCTTCTGGAAGGTGTGCCTCTTTAGTTCAGACCAATAATCTTGCGTGAAACAAGTGTATGGAATTTAATTGGAAATGGTCAAATTTATTAAGCCCAGACAATAGACGCATAAAAGGCTGTCATTAGAATAGCAGCAAAATAACTTACTAACCACACAATTTTTCACTATGATCACTCTATTCAACGATTTGATCAAACATTAGTAGGGTATACATGCAGCAGCAGAAACAAAATGACATTGAAGCTCTGCTGCGCAAACAGAAGAAAATCTTTGATCATTCATCCCCCAAATGATAGATCCTACAATGCAAAACCAAACCAATGGTTAATTCCAGAACGTGTATCATCAATCTGAAGCTACACACAAAAGAATGTATACATTcttgtttatataaaaaatacatagaCTGAACAG includes:
- the LOC108827690 gene encoding UDP-N-acetylmuramoyl-L-alanyl-D-glutamate--2,6-diaminopimelate ligase MurE homolog, chloroplastic, which codes for MAFTFFSPHPVFLSLGRTTSSSSFSFKPAYSPFSRNPRRHLQLAAGPTRRSSYPNPADDDPPEAPEDSMHGVSKFQQIQRQAARARKLEEEDFEKNRNTYLSAIADVEDAPETGRDDVESGGDLFSDIDRAISMKRSEFVKKGLLQPNPPKTASSKKTNEEEEEEDDVTDELDEEEAVDLDEIDKLTGLTEASDEEDWVDEEGNPRIISKKKEHQFEFDLDDFGESKARIVEPKFRLSLAELLDESKVVPISVYGDLDVEITGIQHDSRGVSAGDLFVCCDGGDDSVLSEADKRGAVAVVASKEIDIEDTLGCRALVIVEDTEAVLAALASSFYRHPSKDMAVIGVTGTNGKTTTTYLIKSLYEAMGVRTGMFSSVSCYVHGDNKMDSTTTSPDAVLVQSMMAKMLHNGTEALVMEASPQELASGKCDEVDFDIAVFTNLAREDSGFRGTDEEYRDAEAKLFARMVDPERHRKVVNIDDPNAAFFVQQGNPDVPVVTFAMENTKADVHPLKFELSLFETQVLVNTPQGILEISSGLLGRHNIYNILAAVAVGIAVGAPLEDIVRGVEEVDAVPGRCELIDEEQAFGVIVDHANTPDGLSRLLDSVRELKPRRIITVIGCAGETERGKRPVMTKIATEKSDVTMLTSDNPGNEDPLDILDDMLAGIGWTMQEYLKHGEHDYYPPLANGHRLFLHDIRRVAVRCAVAMGEEGDMVVVAGKGHEAYQLEGDKKEFYDDREECREALQYVDELHQAGIDTSEFPWRLPESH
- the LOC108827692 gene encoding pentatricopeptide repeat-containing protein At1g64100 — its product is MLARVCRFESSSSSSVSAARFFCTGSIRHALAEKSRDGESGEAGFRGESLKLRSGSYEIKGLEDAIDLFSDMLRSRPLPSVIDFNKLMGAVVRMERPDLVISLYQKMERKQIRCDIYSFTILIKCFCSCSKLPFALSTFGKLTKLGLHPDVVTFTTLLHGLCLDHRVSEALDLFHQICRPDVLTFTTLMNGLCREGRVVEAVALLDRMVENGLQPDQITYGTFVDGMCKMGDTVSALNLLRKMEEISHIKPNVVIYSAIIDGLCKDGRHSDSHNLFIEMQDKGIFPNIVTYNCMIGGFCISGRWSAAQRLLQEMLERKISPNVVTYNALINAFVKEGKFFEAAELYDEMLPRGIIPNTITYNSMIDGFCKQDRLDAAEDMFYLMATKGCSPDVFTFTTLIDGYCGAKRIDDGMELLHEMPRRGLVANTVTYNTLIHGFCLVGDLNAALDLSQQMISSGVCPDIVTCNTLLDGLCDNGKLKDALEMFKAMQKSKMDLDASHPFNGVEPDVLTYNILICGLINEGKFLEAEELYEEMPHRGIVPDTITYSSMIDGLCKQSRLDEATQMFVSMGSKSFSPNVVTFNTLINGYCKAGRVDDGLELFCEMGRRGIVADAIIYITLIYGFRKVGNINGALDIFQEMISSGVYPDTITIRNMLTGFWSKEELERAVAMLEDLQMSVGYQLEDE